The region CCGTTTCAATCGGTTGAAGCTCACCGTCTTGACCATCTTCACTTGGTGTGAAAGCAGATGCATGGATTTCAATTTCTTCTTCATCATCTTGGTCTGCTCCAATTGGATAGTAAATTACATATGATTTGTTATATTGATCAGAATCAAATGTGAATAAAATTTCGCATAGCTGCTCATTTCCATTCTCATCGACGATTGTAATTTTATTTTCTTCTACGCTCATGTTTGCACCTCATTTTATATTGTAAGCTCTTAGCTTAACTTTTTCTTCAGCGAAAAGCAAGCTGTTCAGTTATTTCACTTCCCTTTTACGTACAAAAGAATATGCAAAAGGGAAATTCATAACTTTTCAGCTTAGGCAAAGCCCGCTGCTTTTGTTATTGCTTGCTGTCTAAGTATCCTTGAAGAATCATAACAGCTGCCATTTTATCGATTACTTTTTTGCGTTTCTTGCGGCTCACATCGGCAGATAGCAGTACTCGCTCTGCTGCCATCGTCGACAAGCGCTCGTCCCACATCATCGTTTCAATGTTGAGTTTTTCTTTGACGTTGTCAGCAAACTCGATGCACGCTTCGCCTCGAGGGCCAATCGTACCATTCATATTTTTAGGAAGACCCACTACGATTTTCTCTACGGAATATTCGTCAATTAACTGCTGTAAACGAGGGTATGATTGCTCCATCTGTTCATCTGCAATTTTAATTGTTTCAATTCCTTGCGCTGTCCATCCCATTTCATCACTAACTGCCACACCAATTGTCTTGGTTCCTACATCTAATCCTAATACGCGCATTTATGAATCCTTTCGATGCTGTTGTAAATAAGATTTAACAAGTTCTTCAATGAGCTCGTCTCGCTCTAACTGGCGAATTGTGTTTCTCGCATCGTTATGACGAGGAATGTAAGCAGGGTCTCCTGATAACAAATACCCAACGATTTGGTTAATCGGGTTGTAGCCTTTTTCTTGCAGTGCGTCATAAACCGTAAACAATACTTCATGTACGTTTGTTTCAGCTGGCTCATCTTGAAAATTAAATTGCATGGTTTTATCAAATGAACTCACGGTCCCACCTCACTCTCTTAATTTGTGAACACATTGTGCACTATGCTAAGTCTTATTTATATTGTACACCAAGAAAGAGGAGAATTAAACGGATTTAACCCATTCTTCTACAGTGCCAAGTGCTTTTTCAATTTGGCTAGCGTCTTTCCCTCCAGCTTGCGCCATGTCAGGGCGTCCGCCTCCGCCTCCGCCGCAAATCGTCGCTACTTCTTTGACAAGTTTGCCAGCATGATGGCCTTTAGCAATTAAATCTTTTGTTACACCTGCAATAATATTTACCTTTTCACCTTGTGGAGAAGCTAATACGATCACAGCAGATTCTAATTTTTGTTTTAAATCGTCAACCATTGCACGAAGGTTATTCATATCTGTTGCATTCACTTTCGCTGCTAGTACATTCACACCATTAATGTTTTGCACGCGATCAACGAGATTTCCAGCTTCAATATTACCAAGCTTTGTAGATAGTGAATCATTTTCACGCTGAAGATTTCGAATTTCTTCTAGTAACCCTTCAACGCGCCCTACTAAATCACGCGGGTTTGATTTTACTTTTGCCGCAGCTTCTTTTAGTAAGCCTACTTGATCATTCATTAACTGATAGGCAGCTTTTCCAGTTACAGCTTCAATACGTCGAGTACCTGCACCGATTCCAGATTCTGATACAATTTTAAATAAACCGATAACAGATGTATTTGGCACGTGACATCCACCACATAATTCTAAGCTGTAGTCGCCTACTTGTACTACGCGCACGATATCTCCGTATTTCTCACCAAATAGCGCCATTGCACCCATTGCTTTTGCTTCGTCAATTGCTTTATTTTCGATTTGTACAGAGATGCTGTCCCAAATCTTTTCATTAACAATTTGTTCAATTTTCTCAAGCTCTTCTTGTGTCACTTGACCAAAGTGAGAGAAGTCAAAGCGCAAGCGATCCGCTGTTACTAAAGAACCTGCTTGATTAACATGCGTTCCTAACGTATCTTTTAATGCTTGATGCAATAAATGCGTTGCCGTATGGTTTTTCACAATAGCACTGCGATTTTCTTCATCAAGTGTCGCCGTGTATGTTGCACCTTTTATAAGCTCACCGCTTGTTACAGATACCGTTTGTACATTTTGGCCGTTTGGCGCTTTTTGAACGTCTTTTACTTCCGCTGTTCCTGTAGCGCTTTGGATAGTACCTTGATCCGCAATTTGACCGCCGCTTTCTGCGTAGAATGGCGTGTGGCTTAAGATGACTTGCGCTTCTGTTCCAGCTTCAGCGCGATCAACAAGCTCACCGCCTACAATAATTGCTTCAACAACTGTTTCTACTTCATTTTTATCATAGCCAACAAACTCACTTGCAACCGTTATTTCACCAAGTACGCCGCCTTGAACTTGCATAGAACTAGAATCTTGACGAGCAGCACGTGCACGCTCACGCTGCGCTTCCATTTCACGTTCAAAACCTGCATGATCAATTTTCATGTTTTCATCTTCTGCATATTCTTCTGTTAATTCAACAGGGAAGCCATACGTATCATATAAACGGAAAACGTCTTCGCCTTGTACCGTATCGCTGTTTTGCGTTTGTTCTTTTTTAATAACGGTTGCCAAAATAGCTA is a window of Priestia aryabhattai DNA encoding:
- a CDS encoding IreB family regulatory phosphoprotein, producing MSSFDKTMQFNFQDEPAETNVHEVLFTVYDALQEKGYNPINQIVGYLLSGDPAYIPRHNDARNTIRQLERDELIEELVKSYLQQHRKDS
- a CDS encoding DUF1292 domain-containing protein — translated: MSVEENKITIVDENGNEQLCEILFTFDSDQYNKSYVIYYPIGADQDDEEEIEIHASAFTPSEDGQDGELQPIETEEEWDMVEEMVNTFLDEEGE
- the alaS gene encoding alanine--tRNA ligase, yielding MKKLTSAQVRQMYLDFFKEKGHDVEPSASLVPHEDPSLLWINSGVATLKKYFDGRVIPQNPRICNAQKSIRTNDIENVGKTARHHTFFEMLGNFSIGDYFKEEAIQWAWEFLTSDKWIGFDADKLSVTIHPEDEEAFKIWNEKMGVPKERIIRLEGNFWDIGEGPSGPNTEIFYDRGEAYGNDLTDPELYPGGENERYLEIWNLVFSQFNHNPDGTYTPLPKKNIDTGMGLERMVSVIQDVQTNFDTDLFMPIIEATENISGAKYRTNNEQDTAFKVIADHIRTVTFAVGDGALPSNEGRGYVLRRLLRRAVRYAKKLNINRPFMYELVPVVGEIMVDFYPEVKEKTDFIQRVVKNEEERFHETLNDGLAILATVIKKEQTQNSDTVQGEDVFRLYDTYGFPVELTEEYAEDENMKIDHAGFEREMEAQRERARAARQDSSSMQVQGGVLGEITVASEFVGYDKNEVETVVEAIIVGGELVDRAEAGTEAQVILSHTPFYAESGGQIADQGTIQSATGTAEVKDVQKAPNGQNVQTVSVTSGELIKGATYTATLDEENRSAIVKNHTATHLLHQALKDTLGTHVNQAGSLVTADRLRFDFSHFGQVTQEELEKIEQIVNEKIWDSISVQIENKAIDEAKAMGAMALFGEKYGDIVRVVQVGDYSLELCGGCHVPNTSVIGLFKIVSESGIGAGTRRIEAVTGKAAYQLMNDQVGLLKEAAAKVKSNPRDLVGRVEGLLEEIRNLQRENDSLSTKLGNIEAGNLVDRVQNINGVNVLAAKVNATDMNNLRAMVDDLKQKLESAVIVLASPQGEKVNIIAGVTKDLIAKGHHAGKLVKEVATICGGGGGGRPDMAQAGGKDASQIEKALGTVEEWVKSV
- the ruvX gene encoding Holliday junction resolvase RuvX, producing MRVLGLDVGTKTIGVAVSDEMGWTAQGIETIKIADEQMEQSYPRLQQLIDEYSVEKIVVGLPKNMNGTIGPRGEACIEFADNVKEKLNIETMMWDERLSTMAAERVLLSADVSRKKRKKVIDKMAAVMILQGYLDSKQ